The Astatotilapia calliptera chromosome 2, fAstCal1.2, whole genome shotgun sequence genome includes a window with the following:
- the LOC113035330 gene encoding SLAIN motif-containing protein-like — MVVPDSASVVPQPDNGSPTGLTENSEPGCEVAGEGGQDLAGVELEEVRKLQELVRRLEVQNETLRNRGSKTVIHRGANSNLTAAVNINKRLACEEVTNSHLRLEHSSSHLDSRDLMLSPPQDSSSGEEMSPLPVASRLEEEDDEEEEDRGLCGGFLKLTSSNGAAQSQGQSQTPESPSQESYESETLAESDSGVDQTALDEVDVLDLDDECADIEDEESWLYVSPKKQVADPGPDSPLKWCRQVLDHRSPETEMACRTLISRLDQTSRWRNMYSSPSEAGSAGSGLISPGYHKSTNKSLLTCGSSGATSMPSALSSQSSIDSELSTSDDSISMGYKLQDLTDVQIMARLQEESLRQDCASSSASASRRSSTASLQSLRRGGTYSDQEFDTYSLEDEEDDFSMPQRQHRFTPSPLGSPRCLSPSTSNHGQEYSSHLRAPRTKGPRRSLQGPSAELLKFAKSEEELRHSMPNLAPRTSLRSLEAVRTSRSMEANLQSSGNRMSPLTHSPSTGMVCSRLRSSGQSPLSLRTPVKAVTPVGSLAGGRQTSRGLPVVQGQQAGGSRRVQSPGSANGGSYVPGRASVGTGRPGVGRGQAASSASTRSKLSQPQRRSLGMAKISDESWKDGCY; from the exons ATGGTGGTCCCGGACAGTGCCAGCGTGGTGCCTCAGCCTGACAATGGTAGTCCGACTGGCCTCACGGAAAACTCCGAGCCGGGGTGCGAGGTGGCAGGAGAGGGAGGTCAAGACCTGGCAGgggtggagctggaggaggtcCGAAAGCTGCAGGAGCTTGTGCGCAGGTTGGAGGTTCAGAATGAGACCCTGCGCAACAGGGGAAGCAAGACCGTCATCCACAGAGGAGCAAACAGTAACCTCACAGCTGCTGTCAACATCAACAAGAGGCTGGCTTGTGAAGAGGTGACAAACTCCCACCTCAGATTGgagcacagcagcagccacCTGGACAGCAGGGACTTGATGCTGTCACCTCCTCAGGACAGCAGCAGTGGAGAGGAGATGTCCCCCTTGCCTGTGGCTAGCAGgctggaggaagaggatgatgaggaagaggaggatcgGGGTCTGTGTGGCGGCTTCCTAAAGTTGACCAGCAGCAACGGAGCAGCACAGTCTCAGGGCCAGAGCCAGACGCCGGAGAGCCCGTCTCAGGAAAGTTATGAGTCAGAGACACTTGCAGAGAGCGACTCAGGGGTGGACCAAACTGCACTGGATGAAGTGGATGTCCTAGATTTGGATGATGAGtgtgcagacatagaggacgaGGAGAGCTG GTTATATGTGTCTCCTAAAAAGCAGGTAGCAGATCCAGGGCCAGACTCTCCACTGAAGTGGTGTCGGCAGGTCCTTGACCATCGCAGCCCCGAGACCGAGATGGCTTGCCGGACTCTGATCAGTCGCTTGGACCAGA CATCTCGATGGAGGAACATGTACAGCAGTCCATCAGAGGCGGGCTCGGCGGGCTCAGGCCTGATCTCTCCTGGGTACCACAAATCAACTAACAAATCCCTACTAACCTGTGGCAGTTCAG GCGCCACAAGCATGCCCTCAGCCCTGAGTTCCCAGTCCTCCATAGACagcgagctcagcacatcaGATGACTCCATCTCAATGGGATACAAGCTGCAGGATCTCACAGACGTCCAGATCATGGCTCGTTTACAGGAAGAGA GTCTGAGGCAGGATTGTGCTTCTAGCTCAGCATCTGCATCGCGCCGCAGCTCCACAGCGTCTCTGCAGTCCTTGCGCCGGGGCGGTACGTACAGCGACCAGGAGTTTGACACTTACAGCCTggaagatgaagaggatgacTTCTCCATGCCCCAGCGACAGCATCGTTTCACCCCTTCGCCATTAGGCTCACCACGGTGCCTCTCTCCCTCGACTTCTAACCACGGTCAGGAATACAGCAGCCATCTCAGGGCCCCACGCACAAAAGGACCCAGGCGGTCTCTCCAGGGCCCCAGTGCAGAGCTGCTTAAATTTGCAAAGAGTGAGG agGAGTTGAGGCACAGCATGCCTAATCTGGCTCCCCGCACCAGCCTACGTTCCCTGGAGGCAGTCAGAACCAGCCGCAGCATGGAGGCTAACCTCCAGAGCTCTGGCAACCGCATGTCTCCCCTGACTCACTCCCCCTCCACAG GTATGGTTTGCAGTCGGCTGCGAAGCAGTGGCCAGTCTCCTCTCTCCCTGCGGACTCCAGTTAAAGCCGTCACTCCCGTGGGCTCTTTGGCAGGTGGTCGTCAGACTTCCAGAGGCCTACCTGTAGTCCAAGGACAACAGGCAGGAGGGAGCCGCAGGGTCCAGTCGCCAGGTTCTGCTAATGGAGGAAGCTACGTACCCGGCAGGGCTTCGGTTGGAACCGGGAGGCCCGGGGTAGGACGAGGTCAGGCTGCGTCTTCAGCCTCCACTAGAAGTAAACTTTCACAGCCTCAGAGGAG GTCTTTGGGCATGGCCAAAATCTCAGATGAGTCCTGGAAAGATGGCTGCTACTGA